A single Acropora palmata chromosome 5, jaAcrPala1.3, whole genome shotgun sequence DNA region contains:
- the LOC141880816 gene encoding uncharacterized protein LOC141880816, translating to MNNLPATFVEGFHDREAVKKMKYKALGETGLTVSNLSFGASSLGSVFRETNDAESIRVVHHAIKSGINYIDVAPWYGHGKAETVLGKALKDVPREAYYIATKVGRYQPEFLKMFDFSAERTLQSVDESLKRLGVEYLDIIQVHDMEFASSLDIIINETLPALEKVKDSGKVKFIGITGYPLINFRTVLERSKVNIDTVLSYCRCCLHDTELLDYKEYFKKHGIGIVNASPISMGLLSSRGPPSWHPAGELVRNKCKEAADYCQEQGVDISKVALHFTLEMEDIPTTLVSTASIQNLQKNIDAVNAKLTDKEGNCLQFIRNNIFKPSGNLSWEGVEVAKYWQKMKAL from the exons ATGAATAATCTTCCTGCTACTTTCGTGGAGGGTTTTCACGATCGAGAGGCcgtgaagaaaatgaaatataagGCACTTGGGGAAACTGGTCTCACTGTGTCCAATCTGAGCTTCG GGGCATCATCACTTGGAAGTGTATTTCGAGAAACAAACGATGCAGAGTCAATCAGAGTTGTTCATCATGCAATAAAAAGTGGTATTAACTACATTGATGTTGCTCCATGGTATGGGCATGGCAAAGCTGAAACTGTTTTGGGAAAG GCTCTGAAAGATGTCCCCCGTGAGGCATACTACATTGCAACCAAG GTTGGCCGATATCAACCAGAATTTCTGAAGATGTTTGATTTCTCAGCTGAAAGGACCTTGCAAAGTGTAGATGAAAGCTTGAAGCGTTTGGGTGTAGAGTATCTTGATATAATTCAG GTTCATGATATGGAATTTGCTTCATCATTGGATATCATCATCAATGAAACACTGCCAGCCCTGGAGAAG GTGAAGGACAGTGGCAAGGTGAAGTTCATTGGAATCACAGGATACCCATTGATAAATTTTAG AACAGTGTTGGAGAGGAGCAAAGTAAACATTGACACTGTGTTGAGTTATTGTCGTTGTTGTCTTCATGACACAGAATTGCTAGATTACAAGGAATATTTTAAG AAACATGGAATAGGAATTGTGAATGCCTCTCCAATATCTATGGGGTTATTGTCAAGTCGTGGACCACCCTCTTGGCATCCAGCTGGAGAGCTAGTACGAAATAAATGCAAAGAAGCAGCAGATTATTGCCAG GAACAAGGTGTTGACATCTCCAAAGTTGCTCTTCATTTTACATTGGAGATGGAGGACATTCCCACCACTTTAGTCAGCACTGCAAGTATTCAGAATCTTCAGAAAAATATTGATGCTGTCAATGCAAAGTTAACAGATAAGGAGGGAAACTGTTTGCAATTCATCAGGAACAA TATTTTCAAACCAAGTGGCAATCTTTCATGGGAAGGTGTTGAAGTTGCAAAGTActggcaaaaaatgaaagcactGTAA